The DNA region GATAGTGAACCAGTACTGTGAAGGAAAGGTGAAAAGAACCGTGAATAACGGAGTGAAATAGATCCTGAAACCATACGCTTACAAGCGGTCGGAGCTTCTTCGTGAAGTGACGGCGTGCCTTTTGCATAATGAGCCTACGAGTTAACGTTGCTGGCAAGGATAAGTACTTCAGGTATGGATCCGTAGCGAAAGCGAGTCTGAATAGGGCGCTTTAGTCAGTAGTGTTAGACGCGAAACCGTGTGATCTACCCATGGGCAGGTTGAAGCTGTGGTAACACACAGTGGAGGACCGAACCGGTTGACGTTGAAAAGTCTTCGGATGACCTGTGGGTAGGGGTGAAAGGCCAATCAAACTCGGAAATAGCTCGTACTCCCCGAAATGCATTTAGGTGCAGCGCTGAGCATAAAGTTATATAGAGGTAGAGCTACTGATTGGATGCGGGGGCTTCACCGCCTACCAATTCCTGACAAACTCCGAATGCTATATAATGTTTCTCAGCAGTGAGGGCTTGGGTGCTAAGGTCCAAGTCCGAGAGGGAAAGAACCCAGACCATCAGCTAAGGTCCCCAAATATATGCTAAGTTGAAAGAACGCGGTTTGTCTGCCCAGACAGCTAGGATGTTGGCTTGGAAGCAGCCATTCATTTAAAGAGTGCGTAACAGCTCACTAGTCGAGCGGACGAGCATGGATAATAATCGGGCATAAGCATATTACCGAAGCTATGGATTTTGTAGTAATACAAAGTGGTAGGGGAGCATTCTAACAGGGTTGAAGGTGTGTTGTAAAGCATGCTGGACTGGTTAGAAAAGAAAATGTAGGCATAAGTAACGATAATGCGGGCGAGAAACCCGCACACCGAAAGACTAAGGTTTCCACAGCTATGCTAATCAGCTGTGGGTTAGTCGGGACCTAAGGCGAACCCGAAGGGGATAGTCGATGGCCAACGGGTTAATATTCCCGTACTACTAAATACTGTGATGGGGTGACGGAGTGATGAAAGCGCCGCGAACTGACGGAATAGTTCGTTAAAGTACCTAGCTATAGGTCCTGTAGTTAAATGCGCAGGAACTGGTGAAATACGATAGTACACAGAGACTTCGGTTGAAGTGATAGTGCGCCTAAGGGCTTCCAAGAAAAACCTCTAAACTTCAGGTATTTAGTACCCGTACCGTAAACCGACACAGGTAGTTGGGATGAGAATTCTAAGGTGCTCGAGAGATTCATGGCTAAGGAATTAGGCAAAATAGACCCGTAACTTCGGGAGAAGGGTCGCCCTGAGTAATCAGGGCCGCAGTGAAGAGGTCCAGGCGACTGTTTATCAAAAACACAGGGCTCTGCAAAATCGTAAGATGAAGTATAGGGCCTGACACCTGCCCGGTGCTGGAAGGTTAAGAGGAGATGTTATCTTCGGAGAAGCATTGAATTGAAGCCCCAGTAAACGGCGGCCGTAACTATAACGGTCCTAAGGTAGCGAAATTCCTTGTCGGGTAAGTTCCGACCTGCACGAATGGTGTAACGATCTGGACACTGTCTCAACCATGAGCTCGGTGAAATTGTAGTAACGGTGAAGATGCCGTTTACCCGCAGTGGGACGAAAAGACCCTGTGCACCTTTACTATAGCTTAGTATTGACCTTGGATAAATGATGTGTAGGATAGGTTGGAGACTGTGAAGTGGCGTCGCCAGGCGTTGTGGAGTCATTGTTGAAATACAACCCTTTGTTTATCTGAGGCCTAACCCCGCACTGCGGGGGACATTGCTTGGTGGGTAGTTTGACTGGGGTGGTCGCCTCCAAAAGAGTAACGGAGGCTTCTAAAGGTTCCCTCAGTACGCTTGGTAACCGTGCGAAGAGTGCAATGGCATAAGGGAGCTTGACTGAGAGACATACAGGTCGATCAGGTACGAAAGTAGAGCATAGTGATCCGGTGGTTCCGCATGGAAGGGCCATCGCTCAAAGGATAAAAGGTACGCCGGGGATAACAGGCTGATCTCCCCCAAGAGCTCATATCGACGGGGGGGTTTGGCACCTCGATGTCGGCTCGTCACATCCTGGGGCTGGAGAAGGTCCCAAGGGTTGGGCTGTTCGCCCATTAAAGTGGCACGCGAGCTGGGTTCAGAACGTCGTGAGACAGTTCGGTCTCTATCTACTGTGGGCGTTAGAAATTTGAGTGGATCTGATTCTAGTACGAGAGGACCGAATTGGACAAACCTCTAGTGTATCTGTTGTCCCGCCAGGGGCACTGCAGAGTAGCTACGTTTGGAAGGGATAAGCGCTGAAAGCATATAAGCGCGAAACCCACCACAAGATGAGATTTCTTTTAAGGATCGTGGGAGATGACCACGTTGATAGGCTATAGATGTAAAGGCAGTAATGTCATAGTCGAGTAGTACTAATAATCCGTAAGCTTATGTACAAATCACCTTCCCCGCCACGGCGGGGGAGGGGAAACTTTCTAAATGAATTAAAATTCTTTATCTCAGTATGTTAAAGTATTGTTTAATTGATAATTAACAATTTATAATTGATAATTAATGATTAAAAGTTGCCCAAGCAACGAACAACCTTAAGGTGGTTATTGCGGCGGGGCTCACCTCTTCCCATCCCGAACAGAGAAGTTAAGCCCGCCTGCGCAGATGGTACTGCATTTTGTGGGAGAGTATGTCGTCGCCTTTCTTTAAAAACCCTATCCAATCCGGATAGGGTTTTTTGTTTTTATACCTCAAGTCCACTGGACCTGATCCTCTTAATTTCAAATGTTGCCTTTAGTTTCGTTCAGTCGGTCATAGCCCTCGACTTTAATTCGACCGTAACGAACTTACTTAGTAAAAGTCTATTTAATTTGAAGGGGGGTATTCATTTTTAATTTATTTTTATTGTTTCATAGCGTATTGGCAACAATATTTTATTGGATATTCATAACATTTTGGATGAGGACGACAAATTTCTCTCCCTAAAAATGAAATACACATACCTATGTCATTCCAAATTTCTCTTGGTAATACAGCCATCAAATCTTTTTCTGCTTTTGAACCATCTTTTGTTGGTTTTATAATTCCAATTCTTGGAGCTACACTTAGAACATGTAAGTCAACCATTATTCCTCCTAATGTTACTTTGGCTTCACTTATAATTACATTTGCGGATTTCCGGCCGACTACTTTTAATGATGTTAATTCTTTTAATATTAATGTAATATGTGATTCGTTCTTTATTTTTTTTGCGATATTGAAAATCCAAAGAGCTTTGTTTTTGTGATATTTTATATCAAGAATAAAAATATTTATTTCTTTTGTATCTGATTGAGCTAGGCTTAATAAATCAGGAAATTTATTAAAAAAAGCAAGAGCAATTTTATTAATGTTGTCGTCTGAATCTTGAGCAGATAAAATTGTCATGATAAGTAATTGATAAATATTTCTGTACTCTAAAGGATGTATTTTGTCCCTATATTTCTCTAAAATTGGGAGTAATTCTTCTTTCCAATCAATTGGTTTGTTGAATAAATCCATATTGAAATTTAATAATTAAACCCGTAGTGCATTATAAAAAGAAGTTGCTCAAAACACCAAAAAGTGTTAAATTGTAATGATTACCAGTCAATTACAGCTATGAGCAACTTAGAGGCAAATTACGAATTAATTCTTACGGAATTACGAAAACTAACAAAAACAGAAAATTTTTATTTCAAACCTATAAAACCAAAATTATCTGACATTGAACTGATTAGCTTAATTATTTTGGCAGAATTTAAATCTATTGATTCTGAACATCAGCTTTTTAGAGAAATAAAGGGTCTTGATATTAGTTCAAAAATCGAACGTAATGTTTATAACAGAAGAAAACGACAGTTGTTTTTTCATATTGAAGAAATAAGAATGAAAATGGTTGAAAAATTTAATGAATTTGAAAATTATTTTGTGGTTGATAGTATGCCTTTAGAGGTTTGCAAAATAGCTCGTTCTTCAAGAAGTAAAATTTGTAAAGAAGAAGATTATGCCCTTCCAAATAAAGGATTTTGCGCCTCTCAAAATTTACACTATTACGGATACAAATTGCATGCTGTATGTTCTATTGAAGGAGTTTTTCAAAGTTTTGATTTAACTCCTGCTTCGGTTCATGATATTCATTATCTAAAAGATATAAAATCGCAATTATCAGATTGTGTGTTGATTGGAGATAGAGGATACCTCTCTCAAACCATCCAACTTGATTTGTTTAATGAGGTAAATATCGAATTGGAAACTCCGAAACGGGTGAATCAAAAAGACTATAAACCACAGTTTTATCAATTTAAAAAGTTTAGAAAACGTATAGAAACCTTATTCTCTCAATTGTGTGATCAGTTTATGATTAGGCGTAATTATGCTAAATCTTTTAAAGGATTTAAAACAAGGATTCTTTCTAAAATAACGACATTAACCACTATACAATATTTAAACAAATTCGTCTTTGGAAGAAACCTCAATAATCTGAAAATTAATTTAACTTAATAATGCACTACGGGTTAATTAATTGTTTTAAGTTTTTTTGAATTCAATTTTGTTATTAAATTATTATTATTTGGAATTCATTAGTGCAATATGAATTATAATTATATAATTTTAGGCTATGAATTGTGAGAAAATTGCGAATTAATTATCTGTTTTTTTAAATATTATCAATTTATGTTCTATTAATTAAAATTGATTTTAATTTTTACTTTTTGATTATATTATATCTATTTTTTACTATATTTAAAAAAGTTAAAAAAGGAATTTTTTTAGTGTTTTCAGCATGTATGATGTTAGATTGTTATTTTTTTAACTTATTTTTTATTATGTGTCTTTTTATCCAAAAATAAATTATTAATCAATAAATGGAAATATTTCATATTAGTGCTGAGTGTTACCCAGTTGCAAAAGTAGGAGGTCTTGCTGATGTGGTTGGTGCATTGCCAAAATATCAATCTAAAGCTGGTCATGATGTAAGGGTTGTGATACCTT from Flavobacterium nitratireducens includes:
- a CDS encoding endonuclease III domain-containing protein, producing the protein MDLFNKPIDWKEELLPILEKYRDKIHPLEYRNIYQLLIMTILSAQDSDDNINKIALAFFNKFPDLLSLAQSDTKEINIFILDIKYHKNKALWIFNIAKKIKNESHITLILKELTSLKVVGRKSANVIISEAKVTLGGIMVDLHVLSVAPRIGIIKPTKDGSKAEKDLMAVLPREIWNDIGMCISFLGREICRPHPKCYEYPIKYCCQYAMKQ
- a CDS encoding IS982 family transposase, translating into MSNLEANYELILTELRKLTKTENFYFKPIKPKLSDIELISLIILAEFKSIDSEHQLFREIKGLDISSKIERNVYNRRKRQLFFHIEEIRMKMVEKFNEFENYFVVDSMPLEVCKIARSSRSKICKEEDYALPNKGFCASQNLHYYGYKLHAVCSIEGVFQSFDLTPASVHDIHYLKDIKSQLSDCVLIGDRGYLSQTIQLDLFNEVNIELETPKRVNQKDYKPQFYQFKKFRKRIETLFSQLCDQFMIRRNYAKSFKGFKTRILSKITTLTTIQYLNKFVFGRNLNNLKINLT